TTCAATTGTACTTTCCTCCTGTTTGGATCTGTGATACAGCTGATAGCGTGTGCAAGGtaagatatagatagatagatagatctttaattaattaacttCTTGATTATTTGGATCTAATTTTGTTGTCACATTTTAATATGTTGGTTCAATTCCTGACTTTGCAAACAATTACAGCAACATCTACTACATAAATGACCATTTGGACAAGAGGACTTGGACTTATATCTTTGGAGCTTGCTGTGCTACCTCTGTGTTCATACCTTCATTCCACAATTACAGAATCTGGTCATTTCTGGGACTTGGAATGACCACTTACACTGCTTGGTACCTCACTATAGCTGCTATTGTTCATGGCCAGGTAAATTAATTAGTTGACAATTAATCAATTAAGGTCAAAATAGTTTTAACCTTTAATTGAAATCActgttatattatatatatgctAAGTTATGTCATTTTTCCAATGATGTTGCAGGCTGAAAATGTGACACACACTGGTCCAAAAAAGCTTGTGCTGTATTTCACTGGAGCAACCAACATACTGTACACTTTTGGTGGACACGCAGTTACTGTGTAAGAAGCCACCATTTTCCTTTTTACTATccatcctcttcttcagcttctcTTACCAGCTTTTGCCGGTTATCTCGCTTTTTCAAGACAAAATTATGCAAATAACTTTTATTTGTTAGAAAGTATTTCCAATCCCTGCTTCTAAGTTCAAATCTGTTCAATAAATCTACCTGCTAGTGTAGTTGGTAGTTAGCCGGACTCTTAACTATTTAGTTGATTATTTGATTATTGAGCGGTATGTATATATGGAGAAAAATTTGTGATGAAAAACTTACCTACTTAATTTGATACTTAATTTGATTGGAGAGTATCTATAAAATTAGTCTCATGACTGCTTAATTGTTGGATACATTATTGCAACAAAAAATCTATTCTATGAATCTCTAGGATgatgaaattttaatttatttaaaaggaaGAGACACTATAATggataataataaattttatttgaaGCTCTATAATGTCATGTGTCATCACCAGGCTCCAAGAACCATTAACTATAGGTTTCAAAGCTACATGTCATCATATATAGTCTTTAATCATAGCATTTGTCTTTTTGGTTAATTTACTTTGCCAACTGttacatttttgttttttaacttATCTACTAGATTAGTTAAATAATTTCATGCTAATTAAGTACATTTTCATTGTACTGGTCCTTAATTTTTTTGGGATTGGAGTCTAGCTATATAGTAAAACAAATTAAGTGGGAATGGAACCAGGAAAAGCATAGAAGTTGCTTTTTATGATCTATAACTGTTTATAGAAATTCCAATGTCCCCATGAGtatgatgattatgattattccTTGAAAAATGGTGAGTGCAGAGAGATTATGCATGCCATGTGGAAACCACAGAAGTTCAAGTACATATACTTGCTGGCCACATTGTACGTTTTCACACTAACGATTCCATCTGCTTCTGCGGTTTACTGGGCTTTTGGTGATGAGCTTCTCAATCATGCTAACGCCTTCTCTCTCCTTCCCAAAAATCGCTTTCGAGATGCTGCTGTTATCCTCATGCTCATTCACCAGGTAAcccttttttttattgtttactTTATGGTATATCATAACTATTTTAAAGAGTTGATGTCATATCataactattttattttatttttataagagTTAAATAATTTGTAGtataaattacaaaaaaattaaataaattcagCTGATGCTATTTTATTTTGTGTAgttatacattaaaaaataaacagagGTCATTGAGATTGAGATATTGAGGAAGAATAATGACATTAAATATTCATTTAAACAAGATACGTGTGTTCACTCGTCATGTGAACGCTTAAAGCAATAAATGTTCCTTTAAATGAAAATGTCATTTATGTAAtctatttttttggtaaaaCGTTTCAAGAACAACTAATATGCTTTGGGTAAAAAGCACCTTACCACAAGTTAGGGAAAGTCAAAAAACCATTAAAAATTCATTGTTTCACATGGATGGGGTACACTAGTCAAACTTTCCTTTTTATTGTTTGTATTTCCTATAATGGAAAGATGAATTTCCCCCGTAACTTTGGGGTAATGTTAGATATTGAACATATTCaatcattttaatatttttatataattgcCTTTTCTTTAGCTGCGCTGTTGGCATTCTAGTTGTAAAATACGTGCAACTAAAGGCAAGAAAATATGATTGAATATGAGCACAATGTAAATGTATCATAATTAAACCCTTCTTTTATATGTTTCTCTAAAGTGAATTAAGGTGACATTTAGTGGtgatgaagaaattttttttcctGACTTTAAATGCTGATTATTGCCCCTAATAAATGGGTGCAGTTCATCACATTCGGTTTTGCTAGTACCCCATTGTACTTTGTGTGGGAGAAGGTAATTGGGATGCATGACACAAGGAGCATTTGTCTAAGGGCACTAGCAAGGTTGCCAGTGGTGATACCAATATGGTTCTTGGCTATAATATTTCCCTTCTTTGGTCCCATTAACTCTGCTGTTGGAGCTCTTCTTGTTAGCTTTACCGTTTACGTCATCCCCGCCGCCGCCCATATGCTCACTTACAGAAAAGCCTCCGCAAGACAGGTAAATTCGAATCATTCAATTaatattttcagatttttatgcGTATTTTTTGACTCACTCACTTTAAATGAGCTAAATTGGTTAGAATAATGGTACTTCACTTGCATAGATATGTTTTCTATTTCACCATGTCCTACCAAGAGATTTTGTGGGAGCCTTTGATATTTGTAACTCACCCTTGAACATAGGATGAGATTTTGTGGATATGCTGTGGTCGCTTTGATATTTTGTGCTCATAGGTACATAATTGGGACTTGGGAGTCATTTAAAAAT
This is a stretch of genomic DNA from Lotus japonicus ecotype B-129 chromosome 1, LjGifu_v1.2. It encodes these proteins:
- the LOC130727919 gene encoding auxin transporter-like protein 2 — protein: MLPQKQAEEAIVASETEHEVSGRGEEEQEGKDHVQSGFSFRNFLWHGGSVWDAWFSCASNQVAQVLLTLPYSFSQLGMLSGILLQVFYGIMGSWTAYLISVLYVEYRSRKEKENVSFKNHVIQWFEVLDGLLGPYWKAAGLAFNCTFLLFGSVIQLIACASNIYYINDHLDKRTWTYIFGACCATSVFIPSFHNYRIWSFLGLGMTTYTAWYLTIAAIVHGQAENVTHTGPKKLVLYFTGATNILYTFGGHAVTVEIMHAMWKPQKFKYIYLLATLYVFTLTIPSASAVYWAFGDELLNHANAFSLLPKNRFRDAAVILMLIHQFITFGFASTPLYFVWEKVIGMHDTRSICLRALARLPVVIPIWFLAIIFPFFGPINSAVGALLVSFTVYVIPAAAHMLTYRKASARQNAAEKPPFFLPNWTAMFVINTFIVVWTLVVGFGFGGWASMTNFIRQIDTFGLFAKCYQCKPPTPTAPPPHALHHH